The Verrucomicrobium spinosum DSM 4136 = JCM 18804 DNA segment CGCGTTCTCACGAACGCAACCACGACTGAGGAAGTCCCTGCGCCAAGACGAAGCTCGTAGCTGCACTTGTAAAAGTGCGGAAGGTGGCGCGACCTTGCGGGGTGAGCTGTGTGTGGTGGGTGGCGAGCGGCCTGATCGCGTTCTCACGAACGCAACCACGACTGAGAAAGTTCCCGCGCACCGTCGAAGCTCGTAGCTGCACTTGTGAAAGTGCGGAAGGTGGCGCGGCCTTGCGGCGTGAGCGGTGTGTGGTGGGTGGCGAGCGGCCTGATCGCGTTCTCACGAACGCAACCACGACTGAGAAAGTTCCCGCGCACCGTCGAAGCTCGTAGCTGCACTTGTGAAAGTGCGGAAGGTGGCGCGGCCTTGCGGGGTGAGCTGTGTGTGTTGGGTGGCGCGCGGCCTGATCGCGTTCTCACGAACGCAACCACGACTGAGGAAGTTCCCGCGCACCCTCGAAGCTCGTAGCTGCACTTGTGAAAGTGCGGAAAGGTGGCGCGACCTTGCGGGGTGAGCTGTGTGTGTTGGGTGGCGCGCGGCCTGATCGCGTTCTCACGAACGCAACCACGACTGAGAAGCTTCCCGCAGGGGTCTTGGGATTCCTCTGTACAATACCCCACCAGACGCGCCAGCATCGGCAGCCCCACTTTTCACTTATCACTCTCAACTTTTCACTCCGCCTTCACCGCCTTCGCCGCCTTCACCGCGATCAGCACCCGCTCCCGTCCCACCCGGCCCGAATAGCCGGTCGTGGGTACCCACGACTCCTGCACTCTGAACCCCGCCTCTTCCCAGAGCCCGGTCAACTCCTCCGGGGAGATGCCAAAGGGAGGACCAGTTTCGCCGGGATCCATCTCGGGATCGATGAAGAACACGCCGGCCACATGGCCCTCGACTTTAAGCGCGGCAGCCACGCCCTGGATATAGGCCTTCCGCAAGGCCGGATCCAGCGCGCACAGGCAGGTGTGCTCCCAGACGAGGTCGAACTTGCCTCTGAGTTCCTCCGGCAGGTCGAACAGACTTGCCAGTACATACTGAACGCCCTGGCCTGCGTCCAGTGACCGCGCACGGTCCACGGCCAGCGGGGCAATGTCCACCCCTGTGGTGCGGCAGCCTTGAGCGGCCAGCCAGCGGGCGTCAGACCCGGTTCCGCAGCCTGGCACCATCACCTCGCCCTGGAAGAGCTGGGGATGACGCTGCTGCACCTCCGCCAGCACGGGTGTGGGCAGGCCTTTGTCCCATGGGGTGGCACCCGTTTCGTAGAGTTCGTTCCAGTTGGTAGATGCGATTTCAGGTTTCAAAATGAGGATGAGAAATTAAGATGTGTTGATCAGTGTGACCCTGGCCTGCTCATCGATGGAGCCTTCGTGGATTCATCCATCCAATACGACGCCACCCCAACCCACGAGACCAAAGTTCATGCCGCCCCGCGCCGCCATCAGCAATTTCATCATGACCGTGGTGATCCTGTTCTTCATGTTGATGCTGGGCATGTTGCTGAAGGCCCGCTACCGGCTGCCATCGGAAGCGAAGGGGGAGTCGGAGGACTCTGTGCCGAAGGCCATCCCCGTAGCCATCCCGGTGGAGGAGACCGTCTATGAAACGCGGGCGTACAAAGAGGGGGACTGGTGGGTGTTGCCCCACCCGGAGCTGGTGGTGAGCCGTGCCAGTGAGCCAGACACCCTGCGCATCCGCAGTGGACCGAAGGAGGACGTCTTCACCCTCTACTTCGTGGACGCTGCTGAAACCACGTGGATGCGGCCCCGTCGGTTGCGCGATCAGGCGGAGTTCTTTCGCAAGGCTCCAGATGATCTGGTGATAGAGGCAGGGACAAAGGCGCTGGGCTGGGTGACGGATCTGCTCTCCAAGCGCCCCTTCACCGTGTACACGAAGTGGGGGCGGGTGCCGGAGACGGAGCGTTACTACGCCTTCATCAAGGTGGAGGTGGAGCCTGGGAAGTTTGAGGATCTGGGCGAGATGCTGGTTCGCCGGGGCTACGCCTCGCCTGCGGGACAGCAGACCCGGCCCATGCCAGAGAGCCTGCCCCCCGTGGAGCGCTACATTGCCAGCCTGGGCAAGGCGATGGCACAGGCCAAAGCCGAGCGGACGGGACTGTGGCATGCCGTCACCCCCTGACTGGGGAACGCGCTGGGGCCGGGGCGGGTGCGTCTTCCCCCGGGGAGAGTCCATGAGCATCTGATGCCCGGGCCGTCTGCAGGGCGGGTGGCCTGGGATTGGCCCCCTCGCTGGGGACAAAGCCAGGAGCAGCCTGCGAAAGAATAAGCGCGGCGGTGGTGCGGTCCTCCGCGCCGATGTGGTTGAAGATGCTGCGCAGGTGAAATTTCACGCCGGCCTGGGTGACGTTCAGCAGTTGAGCGATGACGGGGTTGGATTTCCCAATGGCCAGCCACACCGCCACGTCCAGTTGTCTTGGGGTGAGTTCCGGGTACACAAGCATGAGCCGCTGGCGGAGCCCCATGTTCCGCGCTGCCCGCTGGGAGGCGTGCGTGTACAAGGTCTCAAAATGCTGGCGCAGCAGGGTCGCGATGGCCCGGTCCTCTTCTTTGAAGGGAACGCTGCTCCGGCGCATGGCTCCAAAGGCGATCACCTTCGTGTCGCAGGGGAAGTTGAACCCCAGCACATGCTTCACGCCGATGGGGCCGTACACCTGTTGGATGATGGGGTTGGCCGCGAGTTCCGCGGGCGACATGCACTCCGCCGCAAAGAGCACACGTCCTTGATAGTACTGGGGCAGGGCCTCAAAGAAGGGATGACCCCGTGGTGTCGTGGCGTATCGGTTCAGGGCTTCCCGTACATTTGGTGAGTCATCTGTACACATGCCGCGGTTCTGCCAGGTGGTGTGGTCCACCTCTCCATACACGGCAAAATCGGAAATGGTCAGCTCACGGAGCAGCTCCGCCGTCAGACGGGGGAACTGGGCGAGTTCCGGCTCATTGCCATACAGGTCCACGAGTCGGCTGTTGAGCAGGGATTGGCGGGGGTCTGCGGCGGAATCGCTGGCGGCTGGGGGTACAGGAGCGTTCGTCATGCTGGTAAAAGCGGGAATTCCTGTCGTCAGAGTGGATCCACTTCTGCAACAGCATGTTAAAATACTATCCGATGGGTCAGTTGTCCCCAACGAAGTATTTTGGCATGTTGGCTCCAGGTAAAGTTCTGCCTTGGAAGCATCTGTGAAAGGGTGCCTTCAGGCTCTGAGCTTTGGCTGCACAGTTTCACACTTCCCTTGACGGATTCCAGAAGGCGTTGCCCGTAGGATGCCCTGCTCATACTGGACTCTGCTTCAAGACCCCACACAGAGCCCCGCCTGAATCTTGAGGCGGGGCTCTGCTGTTTGCAGGGCCAAATTTCAAGAAACCACCTGACGAATGAGGGAACGGATTCGTTGGGGGCAATCTTAGGGGGGGTGCCATTTTTCCGTCTTTGCAGACGGTTAAAAAACGTCGGGACAGTTTTTGCGCTGAAAGCGTGCAAGAAGTTTTCCCATCGCAACGCCGGGCAGGCTGGTGGGTAAGCAGACGATTCAGTCCGGTAATTCGGGCTTGCCACATAACGCAGAGGCCTTCACACTCGCGCGCCATGTCCCAGACCGTCACCCGACTAAGAGATCTGACCAAGCAGCAAAAACGTTCCGGTCTGGCCGCGTGGCTGGGCTGGTTGTTCGACGGACTGGACATGCATCTCTACACGCTGGTGGCGACGCCCTTTGTGGCGGCCCTCCTGCTGACGGACACTGGAGATCCGCAGGTGAAGGTGAAGTCCGCCATCATTCAGGGGCTGTTCCTGGTGGGGTGGGCGCTCGGTGGCGCGTTCTTTGGCCGGGTGGGGGATCTCCTGGGGCGTCGGAAGGCGCTGGTGCTGACCATCCTTACCTATGCGTGCTTTACCGGCCTGTCCGCCATTGCCCAGACGTGGTGGCAGCTTGGGATCTTCCGCTTCCTGGCCGCCCTGGGCATCGGTGGGGAGTGGGCCGTGGGAGCTTCTCTGTTGGTTGAGACCTGGCCGAAGAATTGGCGCCCGTGGATCGCGGCGGTGCTCCAGAGTGCCGTGAACTGCGGCATCATGCTGGCGTGCCTGGCCGGATTCATCCTCAAGGAGGATGAGAGCAACCGCCTGATCTTCCTGGTGGGCATTCTGCCCGCGCTGATCACCCTCTGGATCCGCAAGGCGGTGCCGGAGACAGAGGAATGGGAGGCGGCTCAGAACAAGGTGAAGCCTCCGGGGGTGATGGAGCTCTTCAGCCCCCAAGTACGAGGAGTCACCTGGCGGGTGCTGCTGATCTGCGCCGTGTCGCTCACGGCTCACTGGGCCTTCATGTTCTGGCAGCAGGCGCATGTCCGGGCCCTGCCGGAGTTCGCCAATGTAACGGCCGCTGAAAAGAACAGTGTGGCCGTGACATCGCTCTTCTGGGTGATGGTGGGGTCGGTGATCGGGAATTTCGTGGCCGGCGGTCTGGCCAAGATCATGGGCTATCGCAAGGCGATCGTGCTCATGCTGGCCGCTTACGCTGGCTCGATGTGGTTGTGCTTTCATACGACCTGGAGCTATCAGGCCACGCTGTGGCTCTTCGCTCTCATCGGCCTCTGCCAAGGTGTGTTTGGCCTCTTCACCATGTGCCTGCCTCCGCTCTTCCCCACGCTGCTCCGCACCACCGGGGCAGGGTTTTGCTACAACTTCGGCCGGATCGTGGCTGCCGCGGGGACGGTCTATTTTGGCCTCGCCGCCACGGGCAAGGTGGATGACTACCGCATCGCCCTGCTGAATGCCGGCTACCTCTTCATTCCCGCCGCGATCGTCGCCTTCCTGCTGCCGCAGGAGAAGGATCAGGATGACCAGGTGAATCAGCCTGCGGACTAAGAGGGGGATTATGAATTATGAATTATGAATTATGAATTATGAATTATGAATTATGAATTATGAATTAGGAATTAGGAATTAGGAATTAGGAATTAGGAATGGGGCCGCGTTCTGCTGGCGAAATACTCGCGTCAGGAGAATTCAATTCCTAATTCCTAATTTCCCTCCGCTGATGGAAATGGGCGGCATGGAGCGTTGAGTCCATCTTCACGCTCCCTCCATGAACTCCCCGACCTCCCTTCAGAATACGAATACTCGGCGCGACTTCCTCAAGAACGCCACCCGGGCCACTGCCGGACTTTCCGTGCTCTCCGGCATCAGCATTCCCTATGTGCATGCCCAGGGGGATGACACGGTGCGGGCTGCGCTGATCGGGTGCGGCGGTCGTGGCGCAGGCGCAGCCAGCAACTCCATGTCGGTGGGGAACGCCTCCATCCGCCTGGTCGCCATGGCGGATGTGCAGAAGAACCGGCTGGATGCGGCGCATGAGGCGCTCTCCAAGAAACACCCGGACAAGATGTCCGTTTCGGAGGACGCGAAGTTCATCGGGTTCGATGCCTACAAGCAGGCGGTGGACATGCTCAAGCCTGGAGATGTGGCCATCTTCGCCACGCCCCCCGCCTTCCGCTGGGTGCACTTCAAGTACGCGATTGAAAAGGGCGTGAACATCTTCATGGAAAAGCCGCTGGCGGTGGATGGCCCCACGGCCAAGCGCATGCTGGAGCTGAATGAAGAGGCAAAGAAAAAGGGGCTGAAAGTGGCCGTGGGCCTCATGTGCCGCCATTGCAAGATCCGCAAGGAGCTCTACAACCGTGTGCAGGACGGCGCTATTGGGGATCTCATTCTGGCACGTGCCTACCGCATGCAGGCCCCCGTGGCCTCCTGCTTCTCCAAGCGCCGCCCGGAGGAGACCCCGGAACTCATCTGGCAGATCCAGCGTTTCCACTCCTTCCTGTGGGCCAGCGGTGGCTCATACAGTGATTTCTTCATCCACAACATCGATGAAGCGTGCTGGATGAAGAACGACTGGCCCGTCGAGGCGCAGGCCAGCGGCGGGCGCACGGATCGAGGAGAGTACGTGGACCAGAACTTCGACCACTACTCAGTGGAGTACACCTGGAAGGACGGCTCCAAGTTCTTCTTTGAAGGGCGCAACATCACCGGCTGCCGCAACGAGTTCTCCACCACCATTCACGGCACCAAGGGCAGCGCCATTGTCTCCACGGCCGGGCATCTGCCGGCCCGCAGTGCCATCTTCAAAGGGCAGCGCCGCAGCGCAGAAGAGACCGTATGGAAGGGCGAATCCCCGGAGCCCAATCCCTATCAACTGGAGTGGGACGACTTCCTTCATGCCATCCGCCACAACGAGACCTACAATGAGATGGAGCGTGGTGTGCAGGCCAGTCTGGTGACCTCCATGGGACGCATGGCGGCGCATACCGGCCAGATCATCACCTATGATCAAATGCTGAACTGCCCGCATGAGTTCGCGCCGGATGTGGACAAGCTCACGCTGGATTCACCCGCACCGATCCGCGAGGACGCCAATGGTCGCTATCCCGTGCCGCTCCCCGGCGTGAACCGGGATCGCGAGTTCGCCGTTCCCGCCTAGGGCTCAAGGCGGTTGTTGGAAATCACCCACATCTCTTCCCATGGAGTCGGCGGCGATGCCCGGCAGACCTGCGACGGCTTCTGCCAGCTCGTCGTTTGATGACCTGGGCGCCTTGCATGAGCTCTGCCGGCTGCGCTCCACGCTGGAGGGCTTTGCCGCGGTACGTCTCTGTCAGCATCCCCGTCGGCAGGAGGTGCTGGATGACTTTTCCAGGCGCCTGGAGTCGATGCATGCCTGGGCCCGGCAGGGCCGCTTGCTGGAGTTCCGCCAGGAGGATGGGGAGCTCCATCGTCGCCTCGTCGCCTCTTGTGACTCAGAGGCGCTCATGCATTGCTGGGAGCATGTGAACGCCAGGCTGGAGGCCTGGATCCAGCATGTGCAGGAGGTGTACTGGCCCAGCCTGATGACGCTCTATCGCGAGCATGAGTTTCTCATCCAGGCCTGGGCATCGGATGAGCCCTGGGTGGCAGAAGCCGCCACGCATCAGCACCTGGAGGCGGGTTGGTTCCGTGTCGCCGCAGCACGAGGTGAATCCTCACCCGTGATGGATCCCGTGGAGCGCGCCACATCCTTTCTCTGCACCCACTATGCGAGTGCGGTGGAGGTGGGCTGGCTCGCACAGAATGTCAGCTTTGTGAGTGCCAGTCATCTCACCCGGTGCTTCCGGCAGAAGCTCGGCGTCTCCCCCTACGCATTCCTCAGACAGGTCCGCATGGAGCGGGCCGCCCAACTCTTGAAAACCAGTGCGGATGCCGTGGCGGTGATTGCCCTGAAGACGGGGTACAAGAACGTGTCCCACTTCGTGCGGGACTTCCGGGAGAAATACACCATGACGCCCAAGCGCTACCGGGATGGGTGAGTGAGGGGGAGTTGGCTCCTATTGCTCAGCACGTGGCGACGGGAGTAGTCCGACGGTCCCCGTCGGTTGGTGAGCGGGCGTGACCTCTGCCTACTCGGCAACGCCGCGAAAAGCATTCTCCGACGCCAAGGGCGTCATACAAAATAGACGCCCAGGGTCAGGCGAGGCGCGAGCCGCCACCCTGGGTCGGTGGAAAGATCAATTGGAAATCCGAAGTGAGTTCTACAGACTGTCCCCATCACCTGATACGACCGCCTTGCATGCAATGAACACCTCGGGGGCGCTATGACGGTTTGTAGAACTCCCTTGGAGTTCCTGCTCTATCCCATCAATACCCGGGGTGGCGACCGCTTCGCGGCCTGACCCCGGGCTGTTTTGTATCACGCCGTTGGCGTAGAGTTTCCACGGCCGGATGGAGGCCCTCGCCGACGCCTCATGACCACCCCTGCGAGTCCGCAGACCAGCAACCATGCACGCCCCGGCTCCGGCGTCTGGGCCAGACTTGCCCAGTCCGTCGCGATCCGCACTTCGTCAAAACTCGCCATCGTCGTGGTCTGACTGCTGGTGGCGAAGCCGGAACCCATCCGGATGCCATTCAATCCGTTGGCGAAGTAGTCCCCGGTTGAGGTGAAATAACCTGACGTGGGCTCTTCGCCAGACAGGTCCGGATTCACGAACAACGTGGCGCGGTCATTGAGGCCGCTCTGGTCAAACTCCACCTTCAGCACCAGTTGGGTCATCCCGGATACCGGTGGGCGGGAGGCGGTGCTGGAGTTGAGATTCAGCGCCCCAAACGCTCCCCACACGGAGCCCGCACCTGATTGTCCGAGATAGGCCTTCTCTGAGCCGCCGTCCATGAGCGAGAAGGCGATGAACCGCGAGCCATCATTGTCATTGTCCACCAGGAAACTGAAGTAAACGGTACCGGT contains these protein-coding regions:
- a CDS encoding methyltransferase domain-containing protein, producing MKPEIASTNWNELYETGATPWDKGLPTPVLAEVQQRHPQLFQGEVMVPGCGTGSDARWLAAQGCRTTGVDIAPLAVDRARSLDAGQGVQYVLASLFDLPEELRGKFDLVWEHTCLCALDPALRKAYIQGVAAALKVEGHVAGVFFIDPEMDPGETGPPFGISPEELTGLWEEAGFRVQESWVPTTGYSGRVGRERVLIAVKAAKAVKAE
- a CDS encoding thermonuclease family protein, whose amino-acid sequence is MPPRAAISNFIMTVVILFFMLMLGMLLKARYRLPSEAKGESEDSVPKAIPVAIPVEETVYETRAYKEGDWWVLPHPELVVSRASEPDTLRIRSGPKEDVFTLYFVDAAETTWMRPRRLRDQAEFFRKAPDDLVIEAGTKALGWVTDLLSKRPFTVYTKWGRVPETERYYAFIKVEVEPGKFEDLGEMLVRRGYASPAGQQTRPMPESLPPVERYIASLGKAMAQAKAERTGLWHAVTP
- a CDS encoding helix-turn-helix domain-containing protein — encoded protein: MTNAPVPPAASDSAADPRQSLLNSRLVDLYGNEPELAQFPRLTAELLRELTISDFAVYGEVDHTTWQNRGMCTDDSPNVREALNRYATTPRGHPFFEALPQYYQGRVLFAAECMSPAELAANPIIQQVYGPIGVKHVLGFNFPCDTKVIAFGAMRRSSVPFKEEDRAIATLLRQHFETLYTHASQRAARNMGLRQRLMLVYPELTPRQLDVAVWLAIGKSNPVIAQLLNVTQAGVKFHLRSIFNHIGAEDRTTAALILSQAAPGFVPSEGANPRPPALQTARASDAHGLSPGEDAPAPAPARSPVRG
- a CDS encoding MFS transporter, whose product is MSQTVTRLRDLTKQQKRSGLAAWLGWLFDGLDMHLYTLVATPFVAALLLTDTGDPQVKVKSAIIQGLFLVGWALGGAFFGRVGDLLGRRKALVLTILTYACFTGLSAIAQTWWQLGIFRFLAALGIGGEWAVGASLLVETWPKNWRPWIAAVLQSAVNCGIMLACLAGFILKEDESNRLIFLVGILPALITLWIRKAVPETEEWEAAQNKVKPPGVMELFSPQVRGVTWRVLLICAVSLTAHWAFMFWQQAHVRALPEFANVTAAEKNSVAVTSLFWVMVGSVIGNFVAGGLAKIMGYRKAIVLMLAAYAGSMWLCFHTTWSYQATLWLFALIGLCQGVFGLFTMCLPPLFPTLLRTTGAGFCYNFGRIVAAAGTVYFGLAATGKVDDYRIALLNAGYLFIPAAIVAFLLPQEKDQDDQVNQPAD
- a CDS encoding Gfo/Idh/MocA family protein, with translation MNSPTSLQNTNTRRDFLKNATRATAGLSVLSGISIPYVHAQGDDTVRAALIGCGGRGAGAASNSMSVGNASIRLVAMADVQKNRLDAAHEALSKKHPDKMSVSEDAKFIGFDAYKQAVDMLKPGDVAIFATPPAFRWVHFKYAIEKGVNIFMEKPLAVDGPTAKRMLELNEEAKKKGLKVAVGLMCRHCKIRKELYNRVQDGAIGDLILARAYRMQAPVASCFSKRRPEETPELIWQIQRFHSFLWASGGSYSDFFIHNIDEACWMKNDWPVEAQASGGRTDRGEYVDQNFDHYSVEYTWKDGSKFFFEGRNITGCRNEFSTTIHGTKGSAIVSTAGHLPARSAIFKGQRRSAEETVWKGESPEPNPYQLEWDDFLHAIRHNETYNEMERGVQASLVTSMGRMAAHTGQIITYDQMLNCPHEFAPDVDKLTLDSPAPIREDANGRYPVPLPGVNRDREFAVPA
- a CDS encoding helix-turn-helix transcriptional regulator, producing MESAAMPGRPATASASSSFDDLGALHELCRLRSTLEGFAAVRLCQHPRRQEVLDDFSRRLESMHAWARQGRLLEFRQEDGELHRRLVASCDSEALMHCWEHVNARLEAWIQHVQEVYWPSLMTLYREHEFLIQAWASDEPWVAEAATHQHLEAGWFRVAAARGESSPVMDPVERATSFLCTHYASAVEVGWLAQNVSFVSASHLTRCFRQKLGVSPYAFLRQVRMERAAQLLKTSADAVAVIALKTGYKNVSHFVRDFREKYTMTPKRYRDG
- a CDS encoding PEP-CTERM domain protein, translated to MRFSFISHLPALFPKAGWTVLTGLMLHAMASSASAILVAYDSFDYTVGSSLATLNGGAGFSSAWSIQQTTSGGNGTVLVSTSGITSTPNHPSNATAGNGIYGARSFDRINTGTVYFSFLVDNDNDGSRFIAFSLMDGGSEKAYLGQSGAGSVWGAFGALNLNSSTASRPPVSGMTQLVLKVEFDQSGLNDRATLFVNPDLSGEEPTSGYFTSTGDYFANGLNGIRMGSGFATSSQTTTMASFDEVRIATDWASLAQTPEPGRAWLLVCGLAGVVMRRRRGPPSGRGNSTPTA